ACCTCGTCCTGAACGACGAGAGCTCGGCGCTGACCGGCCGGAGCTTCCACACCCAGCTTCCGGCCGGCGTCTACTGCGACGTCTTCCACGGCGACTTCTCGGCGGGCAGCTGCACGGGTCCGACATACACCGTCGACTCATCCGGCTGGTTCCGCGCCGACATCGCCGCCACGGACGGTCTGGCACTGCACGCCGCCGCACGAGTTTCGTAGGGCCTCACTACTTGCACTTGAACTCGAAGTCGTCCGGGTTGGTCGTCTCGTACTTGCTCGTCTGCCACGTGATCGCCGCGGCGGCACGGATCTTGAAGAAGTGCTCCTTGAACTTGTCGTGGACGCCCGCGTCGTTGATCCGCAGGATGATGTCGTCGTTGTGGAAGGGCGACTTCTTGTTCAGGTTGTGGCTTCCGGTGAAGACGACCTTCTGGTCCCCGTTGCCGGCGTAGTTGCCGTCGATCAGGATGTTCTTCTCGTGGGTTCCGCACTGGTTGTTGCTGAACTCGCGGACCTCCGGCCCGTGGAACTTGCCGGTCGGGGCGCGCAGCAGTCCACCGCGCAGCGGACCCTCCTCGGCTTGGCTCACCTCTGTGCCGACGACGTCGACGTAGCAGCCCTCGTTGTCCAGCCGCCAAAGCTCGGCAGCGACGGCTGCCCCGCCGCCCTTGGCGATTTGCGCCGCGGCCACTCGGACGATGGTCCGGTGCTCCTTGTCGCTGGTGCCGCCGGTCGAGTTACCGTCGCATTTCACGCTCTTCAGGATGTTCGCGAAGGTGACGTTGCCGCTCGACTCCGGGCGCGGCGAGACATACAGCTTGTACTTCGCGTTGGACACCGGGCCGTGCTCATTGATGAAGTGCTGGTACTGGTCGGAGCGCTTCTCCTCGGTGTTGAGATCGGAGAAGTACTCCTGGTACTTGTCGTACAGCCAGTTCCCGTCGTCGCCCATCGCGGTGAACGCGGTGTTCCACATTTTCGGGCCGGAATGCTCGCTGAGATTCGAACTCGTCTGCACGACCACGTTGGACTGACCGCGGGTCTTGCTGAACAAGTAGAACTTGTTGTGCATGATGTGGTCGCCGATGCACGACGTGTGCTTGTTGCCGCCGGAAGCGGTGCCTGGCTCGCAGTACTTGATCCAGGAGATCCTGCTGGCGTCGGCGGCGATCTTGACGTCCCGGTACGGCGCCGTTCCGCGGTGCTCCGCGTCGACGATGATCTTCACCGTCACCCGTTTGGTGTTGATCTTGTCGATCAGGGCCTTCGCGATCTCGTAGTCGTCGAACCGGTACGACGCGATCGTGATGGCCGAGTCCTCCTCGGCGCCCTTGATCAGGTTCACCAGGTAGTCGCGGATCCGGTACCGCTCGCTCGTGGAGCCGTTCGGATCGTTGTCCACGAACGTGGTGGGTTTGTCGGGCGTGGCATTCTTCTGCTCCTGTGCCGCGCCGGTGGCCTGTGCGCCTCCGCCGTACACCAGTGCGCCGGTCGTCGCGGCGACCACGAGTCCTTTGACCAGATCCGAAGGTTTCATACCGGCGACGGTAGGTACGCCGGTTATACGCCGGTTATCGAGCCGGGATAACGAGCCTATAGCGCCTGTTCCTAGCGTCGTGGCATCAACCATCCAGGAAGAGGAGTTGTGATGGGCACGCGATTGGTGCTGATCTCGGCGGCGACCGCCGTGCTGATGGTGGGCGGTGTCAGCGCGGCCGCGATGGGTCCGGCCGTGAAGACAGGCGCCGAGACCGCGCGGGAGAAGGACTGCCGGGCGACTGCCAACAGTTTGCCGAGCAGCGACAAGCACATCTATCTGTACACGGCGAAGAACTGCGCAGACGCCAATGGCGCGAAGGACGATTCCGGTGAGGACCGTGACCACGGCGACAGCGAGGGCCAGATTCAGAAGTGGGACAACAGGGCGGGTTCGCTGATCAATCACAGCGACGCGACCGTGGAGTTCTACACGCGGCCCCGGTGGAGCGACGCGGGCGATCGATTCTGCGTCCGTCCCGGGCACTACGTCACGAAGCTCTACATGTACGGCGACGGCAAGAACGAAGCGGGCAACTGGAGCAACAGCATCAGCTCGCATCGAGAGGTGAAGCCGGACAAGTGCAAACGCTTCTTCGGCTGGCGCATCAACTAACTCGCCGCTGAGCCGTCTTTGAGAAGCCACCGACCATTCTCGCGGCCCGATCGTGGTCGGTGGGTTCCCAAAGATGGCCCGGGGGAAGGACCCGATCGTCGCTTAGCCTGAAGTGATGGTTGGGGACGGGGTGGAGATCCGGGTGCTGGGGCCGGTCGAGGTGATCGTTGGGGGTAGGGCGGCGAACCTCGGGGGCCAGCGGGCCCATCAGGTGCTTGCTGCCTTGCTGATGGAGGCGGGCCGCGCGGTGTCGGCGGACGAGCTGATCGACGCGGTGTGGGACGACAATCCGCCGGCGTCGGCGCGCACGCAGCTGTCCATCCAGGTGTCCACGCTGCGGCGCGCGCTCGCCGACGCCGGGTGCGAACGCGAACTCATCGAGACGACACAGCACGGCTACCGACTGAACGACCAGGAGGCTCGGATCGACCTGGCAGAGGCCGAGCGGCTGCAGTCCGAGGCGCAGGTTGCCGGCGATCTCGAGGACGCGGCCGACCGGTTGCGCGCCGCCCTCGCGCTCTGGCGCGGTACGGCGTTGCGCGACCTGTCGACCCGCGCGTTGAGCGCCAGTGCCCAGCGGCTGGCCGAACTGCGGCTGACGATCGCCGAGCAGTTGTACGACGTGGAGTTCGCGCTCGGAAGGTACCGCCAGGCGATCGCGGAGCTCAGCGCCCTGGTCGCCGAGCAACCGTTGCGCGAACACCTGCGTGCACTGCTGATGACGGCGTTGTGGCGATCCGGCCGGCCGGCGGAGGCACTCGAGTGCTACCGGGACGGCCGGCGCCTGCTGGTCGAGGAGCTCGGCATCGAGCCGGGCCGGGAACTCCGCGAGCTCGAGCGTGCGGTGCTGGCCGGTGCAGCGCCGGACGAACCACAGGCCGGCCAGGAAACCGTCGTACCGGCGGAGCTGCCGCTCGGTGTGCCGACGTTCACCGGGAGGGAAGCCGCGATCCGCAGGCTCCGCGATCTGCTGGCCTCCGCGCGGCCGCGCCCCGCACCGATCGCGGCACTCGCGGGCCCCGGCGGTGTCGGCAAGTCCGAGCTCGCGGTGCATGTCGGGCACCTGCTCGCCGATGCGTTCCCCGACGGCCAGCTGTACGTCGACCTGCGCGGATCGACTCCGGACGTCGCGCCCTTGGAACCCGCCGAGGTGCTCGGTCGGTTCCTGCGTTCGCTCGGTGCCGCCGACGGGGCCGTTCCGGCGGAGACCGATGAGGCGGCCGCCCGGTTCCGGTCGATGACGAACGACCTGCGCCTGCTCGTGGTCTTGGACAACGCGCTGGACGTCGGTCAGGTCGAACCGTTGATCCCGGCCGGGCAGGACTGCCGCACGATCGTCACCAGCAGACGGATCCTGGGGGCGCTGCCCGGCGCCGTCCACGAACCTCTCGAGGTGCTGCCCGAGGAAGACGCGATCGCGTTGCTGGGTCGCTTGGTCGGTCGGGTCGACCTGGCTGACCCGGAGCAGCGCCAGGCCGCGGCCGACGTCGTACGGCTGTGTGGGGCCCTGCCGCTGGCGGTTTCGATCGCTGCGTCTCGGTTGACCTCCCGCCCGTCGTGGACCCTGCCGACTTTGGCCGATCGGCTCGCGACCACCGACCAGGGGTGCCGGCGGTTGAGTGAGTTGCAGACCGAGGATCGCGGCGTACGGGCAAGTTTCCAGGTCAGCTATCAGGAGCTCGACGATCGGCAACAGCGGCTCTTCCGGCAGATCAACCTGCTGGACGCTGCCGACGTCGGCGTCCCGGTTGTCGCGGCGATGGCGGAGATCAGCACCAGTACCGCCGAGGATCTGCTCGAGAGCCTGGTCGACATGCAGTTGCTCGAGAGCCATACGCCTGGGCGGTAGGGCGCACGATCTGCTCCGGCTTTTCGGCCGCGACCGCGCCGTTGCGGCGGACGACGACGCCAGCCGCGCAGCCGCCGTACGACGTGCTCTGCATTGCTATCTGGCTACCTCGCGGACCGCGTGCCGGCTGCTGAACGCCGACGCCGCCTGGCGGACCGAGGCCGGCCCCTCATCCCTGCAGGGGGTTGGGATCGAACTGCGCGAGCGCGACGAGGTCTACGCGTGGCTTGATTCCGAGGCCGACAATCTGTCCGCGATCGTCCGCCAGGCTGCCGGACTCGAGCCCGGGCTGGCGGCCGCGATCGGCTCTGCGGTCGGCCTCGGGCTGACCCTGCGCGGCCGGCATCGCGACAGACTCCGGCTCGGCGAACTGGTGCTGTCCGCGGCCACCGAGCCGTTCCACACCGCGGTCGGCCACGAGAACATCGGGGCCGCGCTGCTGCGCTGGGGAGACTACAGTTTCGCGATCGAGCACCTGTCGCAGGCGCTGTCGGCGTACCGGGAGATAGGCAACGAGCCGGGCGAGGCGGTACAGCTCGCTGCGATGGCGTCGGGGTACCGCCTGCTGGGGCGCCATGACGAGTCGATCGCCCACTCGCGAGCGGCGATCGAGCTGAACAGGCGCAACGACCGGCCCACTGCACTAGCCGACTCCCTGACCAGCCTCGGTCTGACCTACCGGCACGCGGACCGGCCCTCGGACGAGGTCGCCGCGCACACCGAGGCATTGGCGATCGCCGAGTCGCTGGACGAGATGAACTGGCTGGCGAACATCCTCTGCAACCTGGCCGAAGCGACGCGACTGGCTGGCCGACCCGCGGAGGCGCTTGCCCATTTCGAGCGCGCGCACGCGGCCAGCCGCCGGTCCGAAGCGACCCAGACGCTCCTCGACGCCGAGATCTGGTGGGGCCTGGGCCGTACGCAGGCCGATCTCGGTTCGTCCGGTACCGCACGCGACTGCTGGCGCCGGTCCGCGGCGATCCTGCACGAGCTCGGGTTGATCTCGGCCGCCGAACGGCGCGAGATCGGAAGCTCCGACACTCCGGCGGCTCCGGATCTGATCGGCCGGAACACCTGATCGGTCAGATCCGGTCCAGGGGTACCTGCTCGATGCGGGTCCAGCCTTTCCAGCCTCGTTCTTCCAGGAGGGCTAGGATCCGGCCGGCGCCTGGGGCGGCTTCGAGCATGGCCGAGTCCATGAGGTGGACCAGGTCGTCGTCGAGGCCGTAGCTGCCGATCGCGCCGGCCTGTACGGCGGCGATCATCAGGCGCTCCAGGATGTCGACGATCTCGACGATCCGTGGGCTGTCGTCGGACCAGTCGAGCGCCTCGTTGACGATGCGGTAGAGCTTCACCATGTCGGGGTGCTGCAGCGATTGGTGTTTCTGGACGATCACGTCGTCGACCAGGTGCGGGACCTGGGCGGCGATCATGATCCAGGCGTCGCGCTCCAGCTCGATGTACTGCTCTCTCATTCCGAGCTCGCGGAGCCGGTCGAGGTAGCCCACGACGCTCGGTGGAAGCGCGAGGTGCTCGCCGGCCGCGAGTCTGGCGAGGCGTTTACGGGTGTCCTGCAGCCGCCGGATCTCGGTGCGCAGTTCCTTGTCGATCTTCTCGACGCCGTCGCTGAAGTCGTCCGGGTCGGCGTCGAGGAGCTCCTGCACCCGGGCGAGCGGTACGCCGGCATCGGCCAGGACATGGATCCGGATCAGTCGCACGACAGCGCCGGCGTCGTACGCCCGGTACCCGGAGTGGTCGCGTGCGGGCTCCGGCAGCAGGCCGATCTTGTGATAGTGCCGTACCGCTCGCACCGTCACCCCGGCGTGCGCCGCCAGCTGGCTGATCGTGAGCATAGGTCCAAGCCTGCCTCAGGCAACTTTCCGGCGATAGGCAGCCACCGCGAAGGCGTAGGCGACAACGAGGATGCCGACGCACCACGCCATGGCCGTCCAGATGTCGTCTCCGACCGGTTGCTGGGCGAACAGGTTGCGGATCGTGTCGACGATGGAGGTCACCGGCTGGTTCTCGGCGAACCAGCGCACCGGGCCAGGCATTGTCTGCGTGGGCACGAACGCCGAGCTGACGAACGGCAGGAAGATGAGCGGGTACGCGAACGCGCCTGCTCCCTCGACCGTCGAGGCAGAGAGCCCCGGGATCACGGCGATCCACGTCAGGGCCAGCGTGAACAGGAACAGGATCCCCGCGACGGCAAGCCAATCCAGCACACTCGCGCTCGACCGGAACCCCATGACCAGCGCGACACCCGAGACGATCACCAGCGAGATCAGGTTGGCGACCAGCGAGGTGACGACATGCGCCCACAGCACGCCTGATCGTGCGATCGGCATCGACTGGAACCGCTCGAAGATCCCGCTCTTCAGGTCCATGAAGATCCGGAACGCCGTGTACGCGACGCCGGACGCGACCGTGATCAGCAGGATGCCGGGCAGCATGTAGTTCACGTACTCGTCCGTCCCGGTGTCGATCGCGCCGCCGAAGACGTACACGAACATCACCATCATCGCGATCGGCGTGAGGACCGTGGTGATGATCGTGTCCGCGCTGCGGGTGACGTGGCGAAGGCTTCGTCCGGTGAGGGCGCCGGTATCGCTGAGGAAGTGGGTGCTCATGCTCGGTC
This Kribbella sp. NBC_00482 DNA region includes the following protein-coding sequences:
- a CDS encoding phospholipase D-like domain-containing protein produces the protein MKPSDLVKGLVVAATTGALVYGGGAQATGAAQEQKNATPDKPTTFVDNDPNGSTSERYRIRDYLVNLIKGAEEDSAITIASYRFDDYEIAKALIDKINTKRVTVKIIVDAEHRGTAPYRDVKIAADASRISWIKYCEPGTASGGNKHTSCIGDHIMHNKFYLFSKTRGQSNVVVQTSSNLSEHSGPKMWNTAFTAMGDDGNWLYDKYQEYFSDLNTEEKRSDQYQHFINEHGPVSNAKYKLYVSPRPESSGNVTFANILKSVKCDGNSTGGTSDKEHRTIVRVAAAQIAKGGGAAVAAELWRLDNEGCYVDVVGTEVSQAEEGPLRGGLLRAPTGKFHGPEVREFSNNQCGTHEKNILIDGNYAGNGDQKVVFTGSHNLNKKSPFHNDDIILRINDAGVHDKFKEHFFKIRAAAAITWQTSKYETTNPDDFEFKCK
- a CDS encoding tetratricopeptide repeat protein, with the translated sequence MSRRWRRSAPVPPRICSRAWSTCSCSRAIRLGGRAHDLLRLFGRDRAVAADDDASRAAAVRRALHCYLATSRTACRLLNADAAWRTEAGPSSLQGVGIELRERDEVYAWLDSEADNLSAIVRQAAGLEPGLAAAIGSAVGLGLTLRGRHRDRLRLGELVLSAATEPFHTAVGHENIGAALLRWGDYSFAIEHLSQALSAYREIGNEPGEAVQLAAMASGYRLLGRHDESIAHSRAAIELNRRNDRPTALADSLTSLGLTYRHADRPSDEVAAHTEALAIAESLDEMNWLANILCNLAEATRLAGRPAEALAHFERAHAASRRSEATQTLLDAEIWWGLGRTQADLGSSGTARDCWRRSAAILHELGLISAAERREIGSSDTPAAPDLIGRNT
- a CDS encoding ABC transporter permease, producing MSTHFLSDTGALTGRSLRHVTRSADTIITTVLTPIAMMVMFVYVFGGAIDTGTDEYVNYMLPGILLITVASGVAYTAFRIFMDLKSGIFERFQSMPIARSGVLWAHVVTSLVANLISLVIVSGVALVMGFRSSASVLDWLAVAGILFLFTLALTWIAVIPGLSASTVEGAGAFAYPLIFLPFVSSAFVPTQTMPGPVRWFAENQPVTSIVDTIRNLFAQQPVGDDIWTAMAWCVGILVVAYAFAVAAYRRKVA
- a CDS encoding AfsR/SARP family transcriptional regulator, with the translated sequence MVGDGVEIRVLGPVEVIVGGRAANLGGQRAHQVLAALLMEAGRAVSADELIDAVWDDNPPASARTQLSIQVSTLRRALADAGCERELIETTQHGYRLNDQEARIDLAEAERLQSEAQVAGDLEDAADRLRAALALWRGTALRDLSTRALSASAQRLAELRLTIAEQLYDVEFALGRYRQAIAELSALVAEQPLREHLRALLMTALWRSGRPAEALECYRDGRRLLVEELGIEPGRELRELERAVLAGAAPDEPQAGQETVVPAELPLGVPTFTGREAAIRRLRDLLASARPRPAPIAALAGPGGVGKSELAVHVGHLLADAFPDGQLYVDLRGSTPDVAPLEPAEVLGRFLRSLGAADGAVPAETDEAAARFRSMTNDLRLLVVLDNALDVGQVEPLIPAGQDCRTIVTSRRILGALPGAVHEPLEVLPEEDAIALLGRLVGRVDLADPEQRQAAADVVRLCGALPLAVSIAASRLTSRPSWTLPTLADRLATTDQGCRRLSELQTEDRGVRASFQVSYQELDDRQQRLFRQINLLDAADVGVPVVAAMAEISTSTAEDLLESLVDMQLLESHTPGR
- a CDS encoding MerR family transcriptional regulator; protein product: MLTISQLAAHAGVTVRAVRHYHKIGLLPEPARDHSGYRAYDAGAVVRLIRIHVLADAGVPLARVQELLDADPDDFSDGVEKIDKELRTEIRRLQDTRKRLARLAAGEHLALPPSVVGYLDRLRELGMREQYIELERDAWIMIAAQVPHLVDDVIVQKHQSLQHPDMVKLYRIVNEALDWSDDSPRIVEIVDILERLMIAAVQAGAIGSYGLDDDLVHLMDSAMLEAAPGAGRILALLEERGWKGWTRIEQVPLDRI